The DNA region ACCAGGATTAAAAGTCAAAATATTTTGCTCGAACATCCCTTGAAAAAGCCCTATTAAAGCATTGCCATTTTTCATAATGAGATAATTTTGCTCGATATCGCCTGCAAATTGCGAAAAACCCAAGGTTTCGTAAAAGTGTTTAGATGCCTTAATATCCTTCACATTAAGACTTACCGAAAATGCTCCTAATTTCATAATATTGGTATTGTTGGTTACTTTTTAATGGCGGTTTCGTAAATGTTTACCCATTCGTTAACCGTTAGCTTTTGGCACAATTCGGCAATTAATTTCAATGGGATATCGTCCACTTTTTTAAACCGAATGCAACTTTTGCCCATATCCAGTTTGCGTTTGCTATGCTTCGGATACTCGGCCACAAACCAATCGTGAATTTCGGGCACGGCATAAATTCCGCTATGGTAAAGATTCACCGAATTTTTCTGTGAAGCGAAACTCATAAACGGCAAGGGTTCTTTGGGATTACAATGATAGCCGTCGGGGTAAACGGAATGCGGTACGTAATAGCCGACCATACCGTATTGGATGCCTTCCTCAAAACCTTTAGGCAAATTGTCGTTTATAACTTTACGAAGCTCTATTAAGGCCTCCTGCCGTTCTTCAGGTACTTGACTAATGTAATCTTCGGGTGATGTAGCGTTGTATTGCATCGGTTCTTTTTTACGAACCTAAAATTAACAAAATTTTGCCTTAATCTTATCAACAATAGTTTGTGCCAGTTTTTCTTTGCTTTCCACCGTCCATCCCGCAACATGAGGTGTTAACAATACTTTTTTTGAACGTATTAAATACTGAAAGGCTTTGGTGGCTTCCACTTCGCTAAGCAACCCTTTTTCTACATTTCCGGAGGTATCGGGCGTTTTAAATAAATTTTCGAACGAGTCTTTTTCGTATTCCAAAACATCGAGTCCCGCACCCAGAATTTTACCCGATTGCAGGGCTTCCACTAAATCTTGGGTCACCACACTTTTTCCGCGGGCCGTATTAATAAACCAAAACGGCTTTTTAAACTGGTTGATGAACTCGGTGTTTACCATCTTCAATGTTAATGGGGTTTGCGGTGTGTTTAGGCTCACCACATCTACCTTTTCCTGAAATTCCTTTAACGACACTTGCTTGGCATTGGCATCGCCCACATTGTCTTTAATATCG from Tamlana crocina includes:
- a CDS encoding VOC family protein — encoded protein: MKLGAFSVSLNVKDIKASKHFYETLGFSQFAGDIEQNYLIMKNGNALIGLFQGMFEQNILTFNPGWDENAENVEPFDDVRAIQKHLKNNNIKLESEADESTSGPGSTVLFDPDGNTILIDQHV
- a CDS encoding DUF1801 domain-containing protein, which produces MQYNATSPEDYISQVPEERQEALIELRKVINDNLPKGFEEGIQYGMVGYYVPHSVYPDGYHCNPKEPLPFMSFASQKNSVNLYHSGIYAVPEIHDWFVAEYPKHSKRKLDMGKSCIRFKKVDDIPLKLIAELCQKLTVNEWVNIYETAIKK